The sequence below is a genomic window from Proteus vulgaris.
ATCTATTAGCGATGAAAAAACTCTCTGAAGGTCGTGGAAATCTAATCAGTCAAGCGGAAGGCTTTAAATCCTTAGGGGTTGAGATAAAAAAAACGATTGATAATGATCTCATTGAAAAATCAGCATCTGATTGATTTGATAAAATAAAGAGATAACGATTTCTGAGAACGACCAGTACTGAATTTACTAAATTTTGATTAATTAGCGGGCAAATAATATGACTCAACAAACTAAGGAAACAACAGATTTTGGTTTCCAAACCGTTGACAAAGATGATAAACAAACCATGGTTGCAAGGGTTTTTCACTCTGTCGCGTCTAAGTATGATTTAATGAATGACTTGATGTCTTTCGGTGTTCACCGCATTTGGAAACGCTATACCATTGAAGCAAGTGGTGTTAGACGTAACCAACGTGTTCTTGACCTTGCTGGTGGTACTGGTGATTTAACGGCTAAATTCTCTCGTCTTGTGGGGGAAAATGGGGAAGTTGTTTTAGCTGATATCAATGACTCAATGCTGAAAATGGGACGTGAAAAGCTACGCGATCACGGTATTGTGGGTAATGTTAACTATGTACAGGCAAATGCTGAAGAGTTACCGTTCCCAGATAACCATTTTGACTGCATCACTATCTCCTTTGGCTTACGTAATGTGACAGATAAAGCAAAAGCGTTACGTTCTATGTTCCGTGTATTAAAGCCAGG
It includes:
- the ubiE gene encoding bifunctional demethylmenaquinone methyltransferase/2-methoxy-6-polyprenyl-1,4-benzoquinol methylase UbiE, which produces MTQQTKETTDFGFQTVDKDDKQTMVARVFHSVASKYDLMNDLMSFGVHRIWKRYTIEASGVRRNQRVLDLAGGTGDLTAKFSRLVGENGEVVLADINDSMLKMGREKLRDHGIVGNVNYVQANAEELPFPDNHFDCITISFGLRNVTDKAKALRSMFRVLKPGGRLLVLEFSKPVLDPLSKIYDAYSFHILPKIGQVIVNDAESYRYLTESIRMHPDQETLKGMMEEAGFDQVTYTNMTGGIVALHKGFKF